Within Coffea arabica cultivar ET-39 chromosome 4e, Coffea Arabica ET-39 HiFi, whole genome shotgun sequence, the genomic segment AACCCATAATTTTGTTGTTCATTGCAGTTTTGCGCATTTAGGTCGTGCGCCTGCCTGGTTGTTCATGAGAGCTCTAAAGATTCGGCCAAAAAAAATCTTATAGGAGCGGCCCCACTCCACTCACATATAGGTGAATTTATCAAGTGTATACTGCCTTAAATACACCTCCCTAAAGGGATATAAATTCATTAAGAGTATTTAAACTCAACCTCACAATTACTAGAAGTCAAAGCACTTATTTTTAAAAGGGACTTAAATTTAAAGTGCTTTATAGTCAATATCGACTTGTTATTACCCATATGAACCTATTTCATGGGATCACCAATCATATAGGTTGGGTTACCATCTCTATTGACAACCGTTGGCCCAAGTCCCATCTCCCTTGTAGTTTGAAGAATTAATTTTCTTCCTACAGGTTTAGTCAAAGGATCGGCCAAATTCAACTCTGACTTCACAAAATCAATGGAAATAATTCCATCCCTAAGCAGCTGCTTTACGACATCATGTCTCAATATCGTGTGTCAATTTTTACAATTATAAGATTTATTTTTTGCAATAGCAATAGCCGCTTGACAGTCACAGTGTATAGACACAGGAGGCAACAGATCTTTAATAGGAGGAATATTGGCTAAGAAATTTCTTAACCAATCTGCCTCAGAACCAGTCAACTCCAGAGCTATGAACTCCGATTCCACAGTTGACCAAGCAATGATTGTCTGTCTGGCTGACTTCCATGCTACTGCACCACCACCAAGGGTGAACACATAAACACTAGTTGATTTTGTATCATTTGAATCAGAGATCCAATTAGCATCACTGTAACCCTCTAATACAGTGGGAAATCCACTATACAGAATACCAAAATTCATGGTacctctcaaatatttcattagtcTGACTAATGCAAACCAATGCTCACGGTTGGGATTATGAGTATATCTACTCAGTCTACATACAACATAAGCTATCTCAAGTCTAGTGAAGTTCATCAGATGCATCAGACTCCCAATAATCTGAGCATATTTAGACTGAGCAATTGGGTCActattgtttttctttaattgagtgTTAGCGTCATAAGGAGTACTCACAGGTGTCACATCATAATTTTTAAACTTCCTAAGAAGTCTCTCTGTATAATGTTCTTGTGACAACACTATACCATTACCCCTTCTTATGATTTTAACACCCAATATCATTTTGGCTTCATCCATatctttcatatcaaaattagaagACAAAAAATATTTAGTACTAGTTACAATATCTAGAGTAGTACCAAATATaagcatgtcatccacataTAAACTGATTATCACATATTGATCATTTATAATTTTGACATATACACATTTATCCACTTCTACAGACGAGAATCCATCTTTTAtcaatacttgatcaaatttctcatgccactgtttaggagcttgttttagaccataaagagatttaattagtttacaaaccttattttcttgtccaGATACAATACATGCCTCAGGTTGAAACatataaatttcttcttctaactcaccatttaaaaaggctgttttgacatccatttgatgaataaCAAGTTTATGGatagaaactaaagcaaataaaactcgAATAGACGCAATTCTAGTTACTGGTGCAAATGTATCAAAATAGtcaatattttgtttttgaGCAAATCCTTTTGCTACTAAACGAGCTTTGTACTTTTCTATAGAGCCATCagagttatattttcttttaaaaattcatttgcagCCAATAGGTTTTGCACCAGGAGGTAAGTCTACCAAAATCCAAGTTTTATTTGTCAAGATAGAATCAATTTCAGAtttaattgcttctttccaaaatttacaaCCAGGAGAAGAAATAGCATCGGAGTATGTTAAAGGATCATTATCAATAAGAAAAGTTTGGAAATCATTTCCAtatgaaaattcttttcttggccttttACTCCTTCTTAATTCCTCAATTGGAATAATTTCCTTATTTATTTCAACAGGTGCATGAGAAATTTAACTAGACAGtggaaaaatatgttcaaaaaaTTCAGCATTCTTTGTCTCAATAATTGTATTACAATAAAAAACATCACTTCTTAAAACAAGGAATCTATATGCAGCACTATGTTCAGCATATCCAATAAACATACAATCAGAAGTTTTAGaacctaattttcttttcttaggttCAGGCAACAATACTTTAGCAAGACACCCCCATACTTCCAAATATTTCAAATTAGGTTTATAATTTTTTCATAACTCATAAGGGGTTTTGCCAGTTTTCTTATGAGGTATCCTATTTTGTAAGTGACATGCAGATAAGATAGTTTCTCCCCATAAATTATCAGGAGTATGAGAACTAACTAACATAGAATTCATCATTTCTTTTagtgttctattttttctttcagctACTCCATTAGATTCGGGTGAATAAGGAGGTGTTAT encodes:
- the LOC140005608 gene encoding secreted RxLR effector protein 161-like — translated: MDEAKMILGVKIIRRGNGIVLSQEHYTERLLRKFKNYDVTPVSTPYDANTQLKKNNSDPIAQSKYAQIIGSLMHLMNFTRLEIAYVVCRLSRYTHNPNREHWFALVRLMKYLRGTMNFGILYSGFPTVLEGYSDANWISDSNDTKSTSVYVFTLGGGAVAWKSARQTIIAWSTVESEFIALELTGSEADWLRNFLANIPPIKDLLPPVSIHCDCQAAIAIAKNKSYNCKN